Proteins co-encoded in one Desulfitobacterium hafniense DCB-2 genomic window:
- a CDS encoding diguanylate cyclase, with product MEGEESVQLQSIEKRVSSGHSPSCAEILLSTIQEMNREENLLKALDLFTQRSLVLFDCDVAAIYLLEQGKYKPFSVSFRDDKDRETLMLREFPQDFREIGTEVVETDEEWVLALSHFGKTLGAYVLKGRRSQCRDEGSAVFVKQVISIISSFIFERILKIDSLSREQALTLLLRGTEILVRADSEEQLLSEAGEMAMEILFLPGGFFLLEGAGGTWEIRSPFGRLKQEMEWDWRTWVRQYISKEECCLRSAKVHFFDIENNPFKWERVWIHPLQTHSGVVGELWLMNAGKYLNDQEQEILTAFIRVVGVALETIRQREELARLANTDRLTGILNRQGFEQRVREEIASTLRRDSRFLFLVLDLDRFKQLNDTLGHPMGDRALKEIAQNLRCAVREQDIVARTGGDEFTVVLTDIALNEESLTVIERMRKSMHLEEYNLGVSIGVAEFPTEGRTYDELYRLADQRLYRGKNSGKGNIIAD from the coding sequence GTCAGTGCAATTACAGAGTATTGAAAAGAGGGTATCTTCCGGTCATAGCCCTTCCTGTGCAGAGATATTGCTGTCTACCATTCAAGAGATGAATCGTGAGGAGAATCTCTTGAAAGCATTAGATCTCTTTACTCAGCGAAGCTTGGTGTTGTTTGACTGTGATGTAGCTGCAATCTACCTTTTGGAGCAAGGGAAATACAAGCCTTTCTCTGTTAGCTTTCGTGATGATAAGGACAGGGAAACGCTGATGTTAAGGGAATTTCCTCAGGATTTCCGGGAAATTGGTACTGAAGTCGTCGAAACGGATGAGGAATGGGTTTTGGCATTAAGCCATTTTGGCAAAACCTTAGGTGCTTATGTTCTCAAAGGCAGGCGATCTCAGTGCAGGGATGAGGGGTCAGCAGTCTTTGTAAAGCAAGTCATTTCGATTATATCTTCTTTTATATTCGAGAGAATATTGAAAATCGACTCTCTGAGCAGGGAACAAGCCTTAACCTTATTATTGCGGGGAACGGAGATTCTTGTTCGTGCTGACTCTGAGGAGCAGCTTTTATCGGAAGCCGGAGAAATGGCCATGGAAATTCTGTTTTTGCCCGGGGGATTTTTTCTCCTGGAGGGGGCCGGAGGGACTTGGGAAATCCGTTCACCCTTTGGGCGGCTGAAACAGGAGATGGAGTGGGATTGGCGAACTTGGGTCAGGCAATACATCTCTAAAGAAGAATGTTGTCTGAGAAGTGCTAAGGTTCACTTTTTTGATATTGAAAATAATCCTTTTAAATGGGAACGTGTGTGGATACATCCTCTCCAGACCCATAGCGGGGTGGTCGGCGAGCTGTGGCTGATGAATGCCGGTAAGTACCTTAATGATCAGGAGCAGGAGATACTGACTGCCTTTATCCGGGTGGTTGGGGTTGCTTTAGAGACCATTCGCCAGCGTGAGGAGCTGGCCCGCTTGGCCAATACGGATCGTTTGACAGGAATACTGAACCGCCAGGGGTTCGAGCAGCGTGTTCGGGAAGAAATAGCCAGTACCTTAAGGAGAGACTCACGTTTTCTGTTCCTGGTTCTTGATTTGGATCGATTTAAACAGCTCAATGATACTCTGGGCCATCCCATGGGTGACCGGGCCCTGAAAGAAATTGCTCAGAACCTGCGCTGCGCGGTACGGGAGCAGGATATTGTGGCCCGGACCGGTGGTGATGAATTTACAGTGGTGCTGACGGACATCGCCCTGAATGAAGAGTCCCTGACTGTGATTGAACGGATGAGAAAGAGCATGCATCTGGAAGAATATAATTTAGGAGTCAGTATTGGAGTCGCAGAATTTCCAACGGAAGGCCGTACCTATGATGAATTGTACCGTTTAGCAGACCAAAGGCTTTATAGAGGCAAGAATTCAGGGAAAGGAAATATCATAGCGGACTAA
- the lepB gene encoding signal peptidase I, which produces MKKYLRTILEWGILIVVAWVLSFGIRTYLIDTRIVPTGSMLPTIQLQDRLIFDKVFYKNKPLQRGDIIMFTAPEGSGEHDDLVKRIIGLPGDTLEVREGKVWINGEAIEEPYLKEAPEYEYGPIQIPEGAYLVFGDNRNNSKDSHVWGFVPEENIEGKVLLRYWPLERWGALK; this is translated from the coding sequence ATGAAGAAATATTTACGCACAATTTTGGAATGGGGAATTTTGATTGTAGTCGCCTGGGTGTTGTCCTTTGGCATCAGGACCTATCTTATTGACACCCGCATCGTCCCGACCGGTTCCATGCTCCCTACTATCCAACTTCAGGATCGCTTAATCTTCGATAAGGTGTTTTACAAAAATAAACCCCTCCAGCGTGGGGATATCATTATGTTTACCGCTCCGGAGGGTTCGGGAGAGCATGATGATTTGGTGAAGCGGATCATCGGTTTGCCTGGGGACACTTTAGAGGTCAGAGAAGGCAAGGTCTGGATCAATGGTGAAGCCATCGAGGAACCTTATCTGAAAGAGGCTCCTGAATATGAATATGGACCTATCCAGATTCCTGAGGGAGCGTATCTTGTGTTTGGGGATAATCGCAACAACAGCAAGGACAGTCATGTCTGGGGGTTTGTTCCTGAAGAGAATATCGAAGGCAAGGTTCTGCTGCGTTATTGGCCTCTGGAACGCTGGGGCGCCCTTAAGTAA
- a CDS encoding ATP-binding protein, producing MNRTKITRLSLLFDGMVVFRGIIGDPVAVSFQKLLQGIGSREFDLMAIYKDYHHFCSLATQAHWPDYLWERMLQDDNELARQTAQQGKDRVPAGLRRLAGRELLYLRELAGLKAEDIKGAVKARCAEQGAEEPGLWLEEPLSPESWPGWLSLPDMDREKETYAKEENRAENYLLSSQKKLKQSLLRGRSEEMVDALLAYYQTMGTGLFGRCMALKWRGRAERLEGVHPEPMRISKLINQEREQGIILQNTEFFLKGLPANNVILYGNRGTGKSSLVKALVQEYGEQGLRLVELSKTDLHDYPKIIRLLAKQPLKFILFIDDLSFEDTESDYKNLKTLLEGGLEGKPQNVLIYATSNRRHLIRETFGERQVEEVHRRDNMEEKLSLSDRFGITVTFPTPDQEGYLKIVEELATQEGLTLPKEELRQQALRWVMNHNARSGRTARQFVDFLVAREGLAAQQ from the coding sequence GTGAATAGGACGAAAATTACCCGGTTATCCCTTCTTTTTGACGGAATGGTTGTTTTCCGAGGCATCATAGGGGATCCGGTGGCAGTTTCTTTCCAAAAACTGCTCCAGGGGATAGGGAGCAGGGAGTTTGATCTGATGGCAATTTATAAAGATTATCATCATTTCTGCTCCTTGGCGACTCAGGCTCATTGGCCTGATTATCTTTGGGAGCGTATGCTTCAGGATGACAATGAGCTGGCCAGGCAAACGGCTCAACAGGGAAAGGACCGGGTTCCCGCCGGGCTGCGCCGACTGGCCGGGCGGGAGCTGCTCTATTTGCGGGAGCTTGCCGGGCTGAAGGCGGAAGATATTAAAGGGGCTGTCAAGGCACGGTGTGCAGAGCAAGGGGCGGAAGAACCGGGCCTCTGGCTGGAGGAACCATTGAGCCCGGAAAGCTGGCCTGGTTGGCTGAGTCTTCCGGATATGGATAGGGAAAAAGAAACTTATGCAAAAGAAGAGAATCGGGCTGAAAACTATCTCCTTTCCTCTCAGAAAAAGTTGAAGCAGAGTCTGCTTCGGGGAAGGTCAGAGGAAATGGTGGATGCGCTGCTTGCTTATTATCAAACCATGGGTACCGGATTGTTCGGCCGGTGCATGGCTCTCAAATGGCGGGGCCGTGCGGAAAGGCTGGAAGGGGTACACCCTGAGCCCATGCGCATCAGCAAGTTGATTAATCAGGAACGGGAGCAGGGAATCATCCTCCAGAATACGGAATTTTTCCTGAAAGGCCTTCCGGCTAATAATGTGATTCTCTATGGCAACCGTGGGACTGGGAAATCTTCCTTGGTGAAAGCTTTAGTGCAGGAATATGGTGAACAGGGACTGCGCCTGGTGGAATTATCGAAAACAGACTTGCATGACTACCCCAAGATTATTCGGCTCCTGGCCAAGCAGCCTTTGAAGTTCATTCTGTTTATTGACGATCTTTCTTTTGAAGACACGGAAAGTGATTATAAGAATCTGAAGACCCTGCTGGAGGGAGGGCTGGAAGGGAAGCCCCAAAACGTGCTGATCTATGCCACCTCCAACCGGCGTCATTTGATCAGAGAAACCTTCGGCGAACGGCAAGTCGAGGAAGTCCACCGGCGGGACAACATGGAGGAAAAATTGTCCTTATCCGACCGCTTCGGCATTACGGTCACCTTCCCCACACCGGACCAGGAAGGCTATCTGAAGATTGTGGAGGAGTTAGCAACTCAGGAAGGGCTGACACTTCCCAAGGAGGAGTTAAGACAGCAGGCGCTGCGCTGGGTGATGAATCATAATGCCCGCTCAGGGAGAACCGCCCGTCAGTTTGTGGATTTTCTGGTGGCCAGGGAAGGGTTGGCCGCTCAGCAATAG
- the cobT gene encoding nicotinate-nucleotide--dimethylbenzimidazole phosphoribosyltransferase, translating into MSKTELEQDKLVDDFLRQENLSDASLEECETALDHLIQGIHGLDEQVMAAVQTRLDSLTKPQGSLGVLEALAKQLGGIQGQPWPEVQKKAILVMAGDHGVVAEGVSAFPQEVTPQMFYNFLGGGAGINVLARHAGAEVICTDVGMAFPLDPPELMAHRIMNGTHNMAQGPAMSRKEALLSLLTGAKIARQAIDSGVNVLATGEVGIGNTTPSTAIISLLTGLPPQEVTGRGTGLDDEGLIRKQNVIARSIAINQPDPKDGVDILSKIGGLEIGALAGAILTAAYSRVPILLDGVISTAAALIAVRICPTARFFLIPSHSSAEIGHRAALEQLELKPIMHLDFRLGEGTGAAIAFHLLDASIRILNEMATFESAGVSGKN; encoded by the coding sequence ATGAGTAAAACCGAATTAGAACAGGACAAGCTAGTGGATGACTTCTTAAGACAGGAAAACCTGAGTGACGCTTCCCTGGAGGAATGTGAAACCGCCTTAGACCATCTTATCCAGGGAATACACGGTCTTGACGAACAGGTCATGGCCGCTGTACAAACCCGTTTAGATTCCTTAACCAAACCCCAAGGCAGTTTAGGAGTCCTGGAAGCCCTCGCCAAACAATTGGGCGGGATTCAAGGTCAGCCTTGGCCGGAAGTACAAAAAAAGGCCATTCTCGTCATGGCCGGAGACCACGGCGTGGTGGCGGAAGGGGTCAGTGCCTTCCCTCAGGAAGTAACCCCGCAAATGTTCTATAATTTCCTGGGCGGCGGGGCAGGGATCAATGTCCTGGCCCGTCATGCCGGCGCCGAAGTGATCTGCACCGATGTGGGCATGGCTTTCCCGCTGGATCCGCCCGAGCTTATGGCTCACCGCATCATGAACGGAACCCATAACATGGCCCAGGGACCGGCTATGAGCCGTAAAGAAGCTCTGCTCTCCCTGCTGACCGGAGCTAAAATCGCCCGCCAGGCTATCGATTCCGGAGTGAATGTCCTGGCCACAGGGGAAGTGGGCATCGGCAATACCACCCCCAGTACAGCCATTATTTCTCTCTTGACAGGTTTGCCGCCCCAGGAGGTTACCGGAAGGGGCACCGGTCTGGATGATGAAGGACTCATCCGCAAGCAAAACGTCATCGCCCGTTCTATCGCCATCAATCAGCCCGATCCTAAGGATGGAGTGGATATCCTCAGCAAAATAGGGGGCTTGGAGATCGGTGCCCTGGCCGGGGCAATTCTGACCGCAGCCTATTCCCGTGTCCCCATCCTTTTAGATGGGGTCATCTCCACTGCCGCTGCTCTCATCGCTGTCCGCATCTGCCCTACGGCCCGCTTCTTCCTGATTCCCTCCCATTCTTCTGCGGAGATCGGCCATCGAGCCGCCCTGGAACAACTGGAGCTAAAACCCATCATGCATCTGGATTTCCGCTTGGGAGAGGGAACCGGAGCCGCTATCGCTTTCCATCTTCTGGATGCCTCCATCCGCATTCTCAACGAGATGGCTACTTTTGAATCCGCAGGAGTCAGCGGTAAAAACTAA
- a CDS encoding PLP-dependent aminotransferase family protein — translation MKYAKWMKNVGEGFIGEMLRAAQNPAMISFAGGLPALDLFPTQDLQAAFQKVFEEQGNAALQYAQTAGYPELRSWVASQHQRSQRPARTAEVIITTGSQQGLSLLAQTFLDPGDTVFLETPTYLGAIQAFEGFRADFQMIPCDEEGILPDELEKALAFTTPKFLYLIPNYQNPSGRVMGLERRKELLKVSQKYGLLLVEDNPYGELRYEGEPIPHLAELGENVIYLGTFSKVLAPGLRIGYVLADEDIIMHLEQTKEGVDLHSNNLTQRAIYEYLQKDLLPDHILKLREVYNVRRKAMVESIQTYLGDRVEMKVPAGGLFLWAKLMGVNNSFDYVQDMIRQNVLYVPGALFYADGRVSNEMRLNYSCSTPEIIEEGMRRLARGLNQ, via the coding sequence ATGAAATACGCCAAATGGATGAAGAATGTAGGGGAAGGATTTATCGGGGAAATGCTCAGAGCAGCCCAAAACCCCGCGATGATATCTTTTGCCGGAGGATTGCCTGCCTTGGATCTTTTTCCTACCCAGGATTTACAGGCCGCCTTTCAAAAGGTTTTTGAAGAACAGGGGAATGCGGCCCTGCAATACGCACAGACCGCGGGATATCCGGAATTAAGGTCATGGGTTGCCTCTCAGCACCAACGCAGCCAAAGGCCGGCCCGAACTGCCGAGGTTATCATCACTACCGGAAGCCAGCAGGGATTGAGCTTATTGGCCCAAACTTTTTTGGATCCGGGAGATACGGTATTCCTGGAGACGCCCACCTATTTGGGGGCTATTCAGGCTTTTGAAGGATTTCGGGCTGATTTTCAGATGATTCCCTGTGATGAAGAAGGGATTCTTCCCGATGAGCTGGAGAAAGCTTTGGCTTTCACCACCCCTAAATTTCTTTACTTAATACCTAATTATCAAAACCCTTCAGGGAGAGTTATGGGGCTGGAGCGGAGAAAAGAGCTCCTTAAAGTGTCCCAGAAATACGGCCTGCTGCTTGTCGAGGATAATCCCTATGGAGAATTGCGCTATGAAGGAGAGCCCATCCCCCATCTGGCGGAATTAGGGGAAAATGTCATCTATCTGGGGACTTTTTCCAAGGTTTTGGCACCGGGGCTGCGCATCGGCTATGTGCTTGCCGACGAAGATATTATTATGCATCTGGAGCAGACCAAGGAAGGTGTGGACCTTCATAGCAATAACCTGACTCAGAGAGCCATCTATGAATATTTGCAAAAGGATCTTTTGCCGGATCATATACTGAAGCTGCGGGAAGTCTACAATGTTCGCCGTAAGGCCATGGTGGAGTCCATCCAGACCTATCTGGGAGACAGGGTGGAGATGAAGGTGCCGGCAGGCGGCCTGTTCCTCTGGGCCAAGCTCATGGGGGTGAACAATAGTTTTGACTATGTGCAAGATATGATTCGCCAAAATGTTCTTTATGTTCCCGGCGCTCTTTTCTACGCCGATGGCCGGGTGTCCAATGAAATGCGTCTCAACTATTCCTGTTCCACACCGGAGATTATCGAAGAGGGAATGAGGCGCTTGGCCCGGGGCTTGAATCAATAG
- the cobS gene encoding adenosylcobinamide-GDP ribazoletransferase, protein MPSMRKLWIALTFLTRIPLPQPEQVTSEEFTQSQHYYPLVGLILGGALWLALTLLLPHYPPLVTAALLLALELILTGGIHLDGLMDSMDGLLSARTPERMLEIMKDSHVGAFGALSAMVYLLLKFSLLAGLLALSSPLVPYLVLFMPILSRWIFLIGVHYFPYARAQGFGQGFHETSRQTRWLFLGEGLLLLFLTYWVLQWPGIAGFILATLFILLFTRKVSRLLGGLTGDLYGASIELSELLFLLGAFPLLYP, encoded by the coding sequence ATGCCTAGCATGCGCAAATTATGGATCGCCCTGACCTTCCTGACCCGAATACCACTCCCTCAGCCGGAGCAGGTGACCTCGGAAGAATTCACCCAAAGTCAGCATTATTATCCTTTGGTGGGCCTGATTCTGGGCGGAGCCTTATGGTTGGCCTTAACCCTGCTCCTTCCTCACTACCCGCCCCTGGTTACGGCTGCCTTGCTGCTTGCCCTGGAACTTATTCTCACCGGGGGAATTCACCTTGATGGCTTGATGGATAGTATGGACGGCTTGCTTTCAGCGCGGACACCTGAACGCATGCTGGAGATTATGAAAGACAGCCATGTGGGAGCTTTCGGTGCGTTGAGCGCCATGGTATACCTGCTGCTCAAATTCAGTCTTTTGGCCGGGCTCCTCGCCCTCTCTTCCCCTTTAGTTCCTTACCTGGTTCTTTTCATGCCCATCCTCTCCCGCTGGATTTTTCTGATTGGGGTTCATTATTTCCCCTATGCCCGGGCCCAGGGATTTGGCCAGGGATTTCATGAAACCTCCCGCCAAACCCGGTGGCTATTCCTGGGGGAGGGGCTGCTGCTCCTTTTCCTCACCTATTGGGTGTTGCAATGGCCGGGGATTGCCGGCTTTATTCTGGCCACCCTCTTCATCCTCTTGTTCACCCGCAAGGTCTCCCGCCTCCTCGGAGGGTTAACCGGGGATCTCTATGGTGCCAGCATTGAACTTTCCGAACTGCTCTTTCTTTTAGGGGCCTTCCCATTGCTTTACCCCTGA
- the cobU gene encoding bifunctional adenosylcobinamide kinase/adenosylcobinamide-phosphate guanylyltransferase gives MSDFVLITGGARSGKSRFAELLAAHPGLPVTYIATAQVYDEEMALRVKKHQDQRPAHWGLVEEPLALSSVLERHAQNKGVLLVDCVTLWLTNLLLAHYPAEDHLTEQEYTRALHRLEQKILEQVRIVARIARDITPQVIMVTNEVGDGIVPDNPLSRIYRDLAGRANQILGQSAQQVYSVVAGYPTEIKAAGQALLDSLRREDA, from the coding sequence ATGTCAGATTTTGTGCTCATAACCGGTGGAGCCCGCAGTGGCAAAAGCCGCTTTGCCGAGCTCCTGGCCGCTCATCCCGGCCTGCCTGTCACCTACATCGCCACGGCCCAGGTCTATGATGAAGAAATGGCTTTGCGTGTCAAAAAACATCAGGACCAGCGCCCTGCCCATTGGGGCTTAGTGGAAGAACCCCTTGCCCTCTCCTCTGTGTTGGAACGCCATGCTCAGAACAAAGGGGTCCTTTTGGTGGATTGTGTAACCCTGTGGCTGACCAATCTCCTCCTTGCCCACTATCCAGCAGAAGATCATCTGACTGAGCAGGAGTATACCCGGGCCCTCCATAGGCTGGAGCAGAAGATTCTCGAACAGGTCCGCATTGTCGCCCGTATAGCCCGGGATATTACCCCTCAGGTGATTATGGTCACCAATGAAGTGGGAGATGGTATCGTCCCGGATAATCCCCTTTCCAGGATTTACCGGGATCTGGCCGGCAGGGCCAACCAGATCCTGGGACAGAGCGCCCAGCAGGTCTATTCCGTGGTCGCCGGCTATCCGACGGAGATCAAAGCTGCCGGTCAGGCCTTACTGGATTCCTTGCGGCGAGAGGATGCCTAG